CGAGGAGTCGCCGCTCGACCGCAACACGCTGTACGTCGGCACCGACGACGGCCTCGTGCAGCGCACGCGCGACGGGGGGCGCACGTGGACGAACGTGACGCCTAACGGCGTGGGCGTCGGGCTGGCGAACGAGATCGAGGCCTCGCCGCTCGACTCGGGCACCGTGTACCTCGCGTTCCGCATGGACCGCCACGGCGACTACGCGCCCTACGCGTTCAAGTCCTCCGACTACGGCCGCACGTGGACGCGCATCACGAACGGGCTGCGCGACGGCGAGCCGGTGCGCGTCGTGCGCGAGGACCGGCAGCGGCGCGGGCTCCTGTTCGCCGGCACCGAGACCGGCGCGTACGTGTCGTTCGACGGCGGCGCACACTGGCAGTCGCTGCAGCGCAACCTCCCCGCGGTGCCCGTCACCGACCTCGAGATCCGGCACGGCGATCTCTACGCGTCGACCGAGGGCCGCGCGTTCTGGGCGCTCGACGACCTCTCCGCGCTGCGACAGATGAACGACACGGTGGCGCGCGACTCGGTGCACCTGTTCGCGCCGCGGCGCGCGTTCCTCGCCGGCGGCCCCGCCGCGCCGACCACCACCGGCGGCCGCAACCCTCCGCCGGGCGCGAACGTCTACATCCTGCTCGCGAAGGCGCCCGACTCGTCGCAGACGGTGAAGCTCGAGGCGCTCGATTCCGCGGGCCGCGTGCTGCGCACCTACACGCGTCGGCCGAGCGGCGCGCCGGCGGCGTCGGCGCCTGACGCCGCGCCTAACGCCGGCCCGAACGCGGCGTCGCGGACGGCGCTCGACCTCAAGGCCGGGCTCAACGCGTTCCAGTGGGACCTGCGCGCCGACCCGCCGACGACGCTCCCCGGTAACATCAACGTCTGGGGCGGCACGACCACCGGCTATCGCGTGGCGCCCGGTCGCTATCAGATCCGCCTGACGGTGGGGAGCGTCGTCCAGACGCAGCCGCTCGAGGTGCGGCAGGACCCGCGCCTGCAGACGACCCCCGCCGAGGTCGCGGCGCGCGACTCGATCATGCGGGCGCTGAACGCGCGCGTCGGCGAGATCCACGACGCGTTGATCCGGCTGCGCGACGTGAAGGAGCAGGTCTCGCGCTTCGTCGACCGCGCGAAGGACGCGCCGAACGCCACCGCCATCCAGGCGAAGGGCAAGGCGATCGCCGCGACGATCGACTCGCTCGAGCCGAAGCTCTCCACGAAGGCCGCGAACGGGCAGGACGTCATCAACTACCGCAACGGCATCAACGCGCAGTACGCGTTCCTGCTCGGCAACGTGGAGCAGAACGACGTCGTGACGCAGCCGTCGCGCGAGCGGTTCGCGGAGCTCGAGCGGCTGTGGACCGCGCTCCGCGGCCAGGCCGACGCGGTGGTGCAGAGCGAGGTCGCGGCGTTCAACAAGCTGCTGCAGGACGGCGGCGTCGGCGGCGTCATCGTGCCGACCCCGAAGCCGAAGGTGGCGATGTGACGATGGGCTCTTCGTGTGAACCACAGAGGACGCAGCGGGCGCAGAGGAGAACCACTCTTGTTGGTTTCCTCTGCGTCCTCTGCGTCCTCTGTGGTTCGAACCCACAGCGCACCTTCGCTCAGCCTTCACCGCTCGACCACGCCCACGCGCACAACGACTACGAGCACGCGCGCCCGCTGCTGGGCGCCCTGGAGCTCGGCTACGGCAGCGTGGAGGCCGACGTGTGGCTCGTGAACGGCGCGCTGCTCGTCGCCCACGCCCGTGACAGCGTGCGCACCGACCGCACGCTCGAAGCGGTCTACCTCGAGCCGCTGCGCGCGTGGGTGGCCGCGCATGACGGAAGCGTGTACGCGGGGCGCCCGCCGCTCACGCTCCTCGTCGACGTGAAGTCGAACGCCGACTCCGCGTACGTCGTGCTGGATTCGGTGCTGCGCCGGTATGACGATCTGTTCACGTCGTGGCACGGCGACTCGGTGACCGAGCGCCCCGTGGTCGCCGTGATCTCCGGCGAGCGGCCGCTGGTCACGCTCCCGGCGAGCCGCGACCGGTGGGCCGCGCTCGACGGCCGCCTAACGGACCTCGGCGCGGCGCACGGCACCCCGGCCGCGGCGATGCCGCTCGTGAGCGACGACTGGAAGCACGTCACGAAGTGGCGCGGCGACGGCCCCGCGCCGGCGTCGGTGCGCCGCACCGTCGCGCGGCTCGTAACGCGCACGCACGCCGAAGGGCGGCGGCTCCGCTTCTGGGGCACGCCCGATCGCGTCGTCGTGTGGCGGCTGCTTCGTGACGCGGGCGTGGACTTCATCGGTGCCGACGATCTCAACGCGCTGCACGACTTTCTCGTAGGTCGTGACGGACGACGACCGTGAGTCGTCGGTCCCCGTTGGGAGCCGGGCCCGCGAGGGCCGGCCGACGGCCACCGAAGCCTCGTTTGCCGAAGCCGCATGATGATGCATCGCTCCGCGCGCCTCTCGCTCGTCGCGCTCCTCCTCGCCGTCGGCTGCGACCGGCAGGCGCCGCTCGACCCCGCGCCCGCGCCGTCGCGCCCGAGCGCCGATCTGCTCGGCACCGTCACCGGGGTGCTGACGCCGGTGGTGCAGCCGCTCCGACTGCTCGTCTGCACCGACGCTCCCGCGCTGTCCGCGACGGCGACCATCGGCCCCGACGGCGGCACGCTCGCGGCGGGCGGCTTCCGCGTCGACTTCCCGGCCGGCGCCGTCGCGAGCCCGCAGACGTTCACGCTCAGCGTGCCGGCGGGGCGCAACGTCGAGATCGACGTGCACGCGGCGGGCTACGAGCACTTCTGGTTCGCCACGCCGGTCACCGTCACGCTCGACGCGTCGCGCTGCGGGGTGCTGCCTTCGGGCCTGCAGGTGTGGAACGTGGACGAGGCGACGAAGGCGCCGATCGAGGCGATGGGCGGCGTGGTCGACGCGCTCACCGGCACGGTGCGGTTCCAGACGCCGCACTTCTCCGGCTACACGATCGCCTGGTGACGGCATGTCGATGACGACCGCGCCGAGTCCCGTGTACGCCCCGTCGCTCGAGGAGATCTGCGCGCGCGACGTGCACGAGGCGCTCGCGTGCGGTCGTCGGTTCGAGTCCGGGGGCGACGTGGCGCGCGCGCTCCGCGCGTACGGTGTCGCGCTGTCGCTCGCCGACACGCCGGCCCTGCGCGCCGAGGCGGTGCGCCGGGTCGGCGACGCGCACCGCGCGCGCGAGGCGTGGGACGACGCGCGCGCCGCGTACGACGAGAGCCTCGCCATCGCCCGCGCGCACGCGCTCGCCGAGCTCGAGGCCGAAGCGCTGAACGCCGCCGCGACGGTGGCCATCCTGCGCGGCGATGCGTTAGGCGCCGAGCCGCTGTTCCGTCGGGCGCTCGCGTGCCGGCCGGGGCCGCGTGTGCGTGGGCTCGCGCTCACGAACCTCGGTCTCTGCGCCGCGCGCGTGGGCGACCACGCGCGCGCGGTGGAGCTGTTCGCGGCGTCGCTCGACTGCTACCGCGAGGCGGGGTACGAGCGCGGCGTGCTCATGGCGATCAACAACGTCGCCGCGGCGCACATCGAGACGGGCGAGCCGGAGGCGGCGCTGCCGCTGCTGCGCGAGGCCGCGCACATCGCGCGCGACCTCGTCGAGCTCGACCTGCTCCTGCTCACCGCGCGCAACGAGGCCGAGGCGTGCCTCAAGCTCGGCCGGCTCGACGAGGCGGAGTCGCGCATCGGCATCGCGCTCGGCCACTTCTCCAGCGCCGGCGCGGAGAGTCGCCGCGCCGAGTGTCTCGTGATCCTCGGCGACGTGCTCCGCGCGCATCGCATGCCGCAGCAGGACGACGCGGCGACGCGCTGCTACGAGCGCGCCGCCGAGATCGCGGAATCGGCCGGCGCGGCCCACGTCGCCGCTCGCGCGCGAGCATCGTTGGGCGCGGCGGCCTAACGGCTGCACGCCGGCCCCGGGCCGAGCAGCGCGGCGTGCGGGCTCGCCGTGGTCATGCCGGTGAGGCGCACGTACACCGCGCCGCAGTTGTTCGACTCGTTCGCCTCGAGGATCGTGTCGTCCGGATCGGCCACCGTCTCCAGCACGTACAGCCCGTCCGCGAGCCCGTACACGTCGAGATACTGGTCCGGCAGGAACCAGTCGTAGACGTCGGCCCACCCCGCCGAGAGCCCCTGCAGCAGATAGCCGCCCGGCGTCGGCTCCAGGCACGCCGGCGCGCTGTAGGTGCGCGGCGCGTCCCCCTTCTCGCCCCACGCGTCGATCTCGATGTCGACGATGCAGAAGCTCACCTTGCGGCCCGTCGACGCCGGCGCGCCGATCGTTCCCACGCGGTGGCGCCGCGCGCGCAGCGGCGTCGTGCCGATCTTCTTCCCCGACGCGTCCGTGGCGAACAGCCGCGACAGCGCGAAGCCCGTGTAGTGGAAGTGCTGGTGCGTCGGATGGAACTCCCACGTGCCACCGG
This DNA window, taken from Gemmatirosa kalamazoonensis, encodes the following:
- a CDS encoding tetratricopeptide repeat protein, translating into MSMTTAPSPVYAPSLEEICARDVHEALACGRRFESGGDVARALRAYGVALSLADTPALRAEAVRRVGDAHRAREAWDDARAAYDESLAIARAHALAELEAEALNAAATVAILRGDALGAEPLFRRALACRPGPRVRGLALTNLGLCAARVGDHARAVELFAASLDCYREAGYERGVLMAINNVAAAHIETGEPEAALPLLREAAHIARDLVELDLLLLTARNEAEACLKLGRLDEAESRIGIALGHFSSAGAESRRAECLVILGDVLRAHRMPQQDDAATRCYERAAEIAESAGAAHVAARARASLGAAA